From Mya arenaria isolate MELC-2E11 chromosome 1, ASM2691426v1, a single genomic window includes:
- the LOC128225586 gene encoding paraneoplastic antigen Ma6E-like — MRHKTEVQDKTEVREKTEIGGAGQDGGAGQDGGAGQDGGPGQDVGAGQDGDTGQDGETGQDGGAGQDGNVGQNGGAGQDVGVEKDVGAGQHGGVGQNGVAGQVGGAGQDGGAGKDLGSVQDGGPGQDVGAGQDGDTGQDGETGQDGGVGQNGGAGQVGGSGQDGDAGQDGVAGQNENSGQGVVARQDGGAGHDLSAGKAKVNNIQMMNTAD, encoded by the exons ATGCGGCACAAGACAGAAGTTCAGGACAAAACGGAGGTGCGGGAGAAGACGGAG ATCGGTGGTGCGGGACAAGACGGTGGTGCGGGACAAGACGGTGGTGCGGGACAAGACGGAGGTCCGGGACAAGACGTAGGTGCGGGACAAGACGGGGATACGGGACAAGACGGGGAAACGGGACAAGACGGAGGTGCTGGACAAGACGGAAATGTGGGACAAAACGGAGGTGCGGGACAAGACGTAGGTGTGGAAAAAGACGTAGGTGCGGGACAACACGGAGGTGTTGGACAAAACGGAGTTGCGGGACAAGTCGGTGGTGCGGGACAAGACGGAGGTGCAGGAAAAGACTTAGGTTCGGTACAAGACGGAGGCCCGGGACAAGACGTTGGTGCGGGACAAGACGGGGATACGGGACAAGACGGGGAAACGGGACAAGACGGAGGTGTGGGACAAAACGGAGGTGCGGGACAAGTCGGTGGTTCGGGACAAGACGGAGATGCGGGACAAGACGGAGTTGCGGGACAAAACGAAAATTCGGGACAAGGCGTAGTAGCGCGACAAGACGGAGGTGCGGGACACGACTTAAGTGCTGGAAAAGCGAAGGTGAACaatatacaaatgatgaacactgCCGATTAA